The Candidatus Zixiibacteriota bacterium genome contains a region encoding:
- a CDS encoding tetratricopeptide repeat protein, with amino-acid sequence MSKKNRKIKAKSHNPKPDTINMLIEKIAGKFENGNFRKAVLYCKKAASKFDNNTDNSLAAKVYFSWVLASMKLGDYKAIDTIIDKAQNRIGTYLDLIFFKIMAAKGIDDYETTLKYADEFEKLHNNTNPNTDEYLKQSYKSLDEVLWIGGEAALKLNETDQALEYMKRSLDIKPDNHPHRVELAERFIEYQKEDSALDIIEEGIKLFPDYLTLKNARVMILGQLENFEIAEKHAKEILLQHPDNFDTLNNLGVIYEKQGLTDLAKNQFELTIKADPQNEYARKNLDRLNELIDDKPQKISAAMIVKNEENFLPGCLESIKDLVDEIIIVDTGSTDRTMDIAREYGAKIYEHPWQNDFSLHRNQSINYAASDWILIIDADEELYPEEHEKIKMLIKRKDIDGVSFIVLNKIQKGRVGYLHSTRMFRNHKGTKYEGIVHNQLKMTGSIKQTDFRVMHHGYGLSEEKMYKKSRRTEALLLKQLEETPDDVFAHFNLAQLFRGESKCEECLKHAEFVINKTSFSDMEKRPIYMMALDQAGCALVGLARYEEAIETFNKALEYNKDYLDPLFNLGFAYMDMKKYDEAQKYFLKYLKVKSVYSPLKDKIKVILNNLTSEHVAYYSLGFINFSQEKYEQALVYFDKALGYVDDFENMHYLMARCYREKNNYKKTIEQCDKAVNFEHENWEIWMIKGEACLNLNDSKTARHCFDKVLELKPDEKSAVIGMIGVESLEKSPKELLEYIDECLKKSPLSPRVLASKGDVLFKLGKFDTALQSYIDSNKQSPDDYKILNNLGNCYLKTKNYASAVECYQAALKENSDFVAGYKNIGITLINQKKTSEAIEYLEHYLSKKYDDYEVHATIGDLYYNIKQYNKAISHYEVYLKVNPSSIDALIRLSDCYLNLGKMQAAVLGYKTVLLKDASNKTVRNRLNELNDFVKPVAAK; translated from the coding sequence ATGAGCAAAAAAAATAGAAAAATTAAGGCGAAATCTCACAATCCGAAACCCGACACTATAAATATGCTTATTGAGAAAATCGCCGGGAAATTTGAAAATGGCAACTTCCGCAAAGCGGTATTATATTGCAAAAAAGCAGCCTCCAAATTCGATAACAATACTGATAATTCATTAGCGGCTAAAGTGTATTTTTCATGGGTGTTGGCTTCCATGAAACTTGGCGATTACAAAGCCATCGATACTATAATCGATAAGGCTCAAAACCGAATAGGAACTTACCTCGATTTAATATTCTTCAAAATAATGGCGGCTAAGGGAATTGATGATTACGAAACAACACTAAAATATGCAGATGAATTTGAAAAGCTTCATAACAACACAAACCCCAACACCGATGAATATCTAAAGCAAAGTTATAAATCGCTGGATGAAGTTTTATGGATCGGGGGAGAGGCCGCTTTAAAACTTAACGAGACAGACCAGGCGCTGGAATACATGAAACGTTCTCTGGATATTAAACCTGATAATCACCCTCATCGAGTCGAACTTGCAGAACGGTTTATTGAATATCAAAAAGAAGACAGCGCCCTTGATATTATCGAAGAAGGCATTAAGCTATTCCCCGATTATCTGACCCTGAAAAATGCCCGGGTTATGATTTTGGGACAATTAGAAAACTTTGAAATTGCTGAAAAACATGCCAAAGAAATCCTCCTTCAGCATCCGGATAACTTCGATACCTTAAACAATCTCGGCGTGATTTATGAAAAGCAGGGACTGACCGATCTCGCTAAGAATCAATTTGAACTGACAATCAAAGCAGACCCGCAGAATGAATATGCCCGTAAAAATCTCGATAGGTTAAACGAACTAATCGACGACAAGCCGCAGAAAATATCAGCCGCCATGATAGTTAAAAATGAGGAAAATTTCCTGCCCGGCTGTTTGGAATCCATCAAGGATTTAGTCGATGAAATAATAATAGTCGATACCGGCTCCACCGATAGAACTATGGATATCGCCCGCGAATACGGCGCAAAAATATACGAACATCCATGGCAAAACGATTTTTCGCTTCACCGCAACCAATCAATAAATTACGCCGCAAGCGATTGGATATTGATAATTGACGCCGATGAAGAACTTTATCCGGAAGAACATGAAAAAATCAAGATGCTTATCAAACGCAAAGACATAGACGGCGTTTCTTTTATTGTACTTAATAAAATTCAGAAAGGACGCGTAGGATATTTGCATTCAACCAGAATGTTTCGCAACCACAAAGGAACTAAGTATGAGGGCATCGTTCATAATCAATTGAAAATGACAGGTTCGATAAAGCAAACTGATTTTAGAGTAATGCATCACGGATACGGGCTTTCCGAGGAAAAAATGTACAAAAAGTCAAGACGCACGGAAGCCTTATTATTGAAACAGCTCGAGGAAACCCCTGATGATGTTTTCGCGCATTTCAATCTGGCTCAGCTTTTCCGCGGTGAATCAAAATGTGAAGAATGCTTAAAACATGCGGAATTCGTTATCAATAAGACAAGTTTTAGCGATATGGAAAAACGCCCGATTTACATGATGGCTTTAGACCAGGCAGGGTGCGCCTTAGTTGGCTTGGCGCGATACGAGGAAGCTATTGAGACATTCAATAAAGCCTTAGAATATAACAAAGATTACTTAGACCCGCTGTTCAATCTCGGCTTTGCGTATATGGATATGAAAAAATACGACGAAGCCCAAAAATATTTCCTGAAATACCTGAAAGTAAAAAGCGTTTATTCCCCCCTTAAAGATAAAATAAAAGTCATTTTAAATAATCTGACCAGCGAACATGTCGCCTATTATTCGCTGGGCTTTATAAATTTCTCCCAGGAGAAATATGAACAAGCGCTGGTATATTTTGACAAGGCTTTAGGTTATGTAGATGATTTTGAAAACATGCATTATTTAATGGCTCGATGCTATCGCGAGAAAAACAATTATAAGAAAACAATCGAACAGTGCGATAAGGCTGTAAATTTCGAACATGAAAACTGGGAAATCTGGATGATTAAAGGTGAGGCGTGCCTAAACTTAAACGATTCCAAAACGGCGCGCCACTGTTTCGATAAAGTCTTAGAACTTAAACCCGATGAGAAATCTGCTGTGATTGGTATGATAGGAGTCGAATCGCTCGAAAAAAGCCCGAAAGAACTGCTTGAGTATATTGATGAATGCCTGAAAAAATCGCCCTTATCGCCGCGGGTTCTTGCCTCTAAAGGGGATGTATTATTTAAGCTCGGCAAATTCGATACCGCTTTGCAGAGTTATATCGATTCAAATAAACAAAGCCCGGATGACTACAAGATATTGAATAATCTCGGTAACTGCTATCTGAAAACCAAAAATTATGCCTCAGCGGTCGAATGCTATCAAGCTGCTCTGAAAGAAAACAGCGATTTTGTCGCCGGCTATAAAAATATCGGCATAACCCTGATTAATCAGAAAAAAACATCGGAGGCTATTGAATATCTCGAACATTACCTTTCTAAAAAATATGATGACTATGAAGTCCATGCGACAATCGGCGATTTATATTATAACATCAAACAATACAATAAGGCTATCTCACATTATGAGGTATATCTCAAAGTCAACCCCTCAAGTATCGACGCCTTGATTCGCCTGTCAGACTGTTATCTTAATCTCGGGAAAATGCAAGCCGCCGTTTTAGGCTATAAAACCGTTCTATTAAAAGACGCGTCTAATAAAACAGTAAGAAATCGTCTGAACGAATTGAACGATTTTGTTAAACCCGTTGCAGCTAAATAG
- a CDS encoding tetratricopeptide repeat protein has product MSTENLSRSGISPKVDRDGGKTQQSSGFSQAEYSPVVNEAINEAIELLNQQKYDDAKIKLQDYLRENKDDIKAIHLLGTIFAKQNDYINAERYFKKELELNPAQADAHFNLGLIHSQQNRLSEAKHDFENTIKLNPTDAHALNDLGVINFTLGDNEKSQDCFSKALEATPTFNDAFLNLFELLWNENKYDIALEYAYNFLKELSNKNSAELVNEMTNNNPVKQESPVQKSLKIQKA; this is encoded by the coding sequence ATGAGTACCGAGAATCTTAGCAGGTCGGGTATTTCGCCTAAGGTGGACCGCGACGGAGGAAAAACCCAACAGTCATCCGGGTTTTCACAAGCAGAATATTCGCCTGTTGTTAATGAAGCTATTAATGAAGCTATTGAGCTTTTAAACCAACAAAAGTATGATGACGCTAAAATTAAACTGCAGGATTACCTCCGGGAAAACAAAGATGATATTAAAGCTATTCATCTGTTGGGTACTATATTCGCCAAACAAAATGATTATATAAACGCTGAGAGATATTTTAAAAAGGAACTGGAATTAAATCCTGCTCAAGCTGATGCTCATTTTAATCTGGGATTAATTCACAGTCAGCAAAACCGTCTTTCGGAAGCAAAGCATGACTTCGAGAACACTATAAAACTAAATCCTACTGATGCGCATGCTTTAAACGATCTCGGAGTTATCAACTTTACCTTAGGCGATAACGAAAAAAGCCAGGATTGTTTTTCGAAAGCGCTGGAAGCGACTCCGACATTTAACGATGCATTCTTAAATTTATTCGAACTCCTCTGGAATGAAAACAAATATGATATTGCTTTAGAATACGCGTATAATTTTCTTAAAGAACTTTCGAATAAGAACTCTGCCGAACTTGTCAATGAAATGACGAACAATAACCCTGTTAAACAAGAATCGCCTGTTCAAAAATCGCTTAAAATACAAAAAGCGTAA
- the fliW gene encoding flagellar assembly protein FliW, which produces MPTINTDKFGEISYNKSDVVSFIRPILGFNDLQRYIIISRPESEPFKWLQSIDDPIACFVILEPILICPDYSVEISAFDIRQMQGSDNQNDYHVYGIVTVPRGHPEDMTINLQGPVIINSKNLNAVQLILNNPDYDIRYKIADNKITA; this is translated from the coding sequence TTGCCAACAATTAATACTGACAAATTCGGAGAGATTAGCTACAACAAAAGCGATGTTGTTTCTTTTATCAGACCTATTCTTGGCTTTAATGACCTGCAGCGGTATATTATTATCTCCCGTCCCGAATCGGAACCGTTTAAGTGGCTGCAATCCATAGATGATCCGATTGCCTGTTTTGTTATCCTTGAACCAATATTAATTTGCCCCGACTATTCCGTAGAAATAAGCGCTTTTGATATCAGACAGATGCAAGGATCTGACAACCAGAATGATTACCATGTGTATGGAATTGTTACGGTTCCCAGGGGGCATCCTGAAGATATGACAATTAATTTGCAAGGTCCTGTTATAATAAATTCTAAAAATCTTAATGCCGTTCAATTGATTCTAAATAATCCTGATTATGATATACGCTACAAAATAGCAGATAATAAAATAACAGCTTAA
- the flgL gene encoding flagellar hook-associated protein FlgL, with product MRVSSKMMSDRVLFNLTRATTRLLDLQTASSSGRRINRPSDDPLGIIDDLNYRFRLSDIAQFNSNIRHSKSWLSYSDMALSSINDLIINANDIAVQLSNDTYDEAARIAGAETVSDIFSRMLEAVNSQYQGNYIFGGSKMDLPPILAADGGIIYQGDYQDIMIETDKNSYLNINSFGSEFMTKRVTVLGENFDLNPGLQPNLWLTELNAGAGVNMGAGHITINTLNGSYDVDLSGNINNIQQILDEINITTAIPNLIASIAGSGSGLQLEDTTAHHLTLNTPISMLNGGSGISTAAGTDITISTGIPGPLTANIDLSGAADLNDAINIINAQLPAAGIMNVTASIDPDDNKIVITDTSAIPRDLIIDEFSNGTTAADLGIKGTVNAVMQGTDLQPLHIQVLESAAGETLADDLGLLMGTENNILLGDDTNPRLTYHTKLASLNSNAGIQLGVIQINNGVKKVDIDLSPLQDDPNATILDIVEMINNSGIGAKAYLNDDRTGIMVKSQYDDRSFMITEADSGRTASALGIFGSSDLLGTVRILENALTRNNIEEIKVTLDVFTKALDNLLISRSSVGSRVIRAESAETDMLNQELLITNQLSEVEDADMIRVITELANAEIIYQTALASAARVIQPSLMDFLR from the coding sequence ATGCGAGTATCAAGTAAAATGATGTCTGACAGGGTATTGTTCAACCTTACCAGGGCAACTACCCGATTGTTGGATTTACAAACAGCTTCCTCCTCCGGAAGACGGATTAATAGACCCTCGGATGATCCCTTGGGGATAATCGATGACTTGAACTATCGGTTCAGACTGTCTGATATTGCCCAGTTTAATTCCAATATACGTCATTCCAAATCATGGCTGTCGTATTCCGACATGGCTCTAAGCAGCATTAACGACCTGATTATTAACGCTAATGATATTGCTGTTCAATTAAGCAATGATACCTATGATGAAGCTGCCCGAATCGCGGGGGCTGAAACGGTTAGTGATATTTTCAGCAGGATGTTAGAAGCGGTAAACTCACAGTATCAGGGAAATTATATTTTTGGCGGATCAAAAATGGATTTGCCCCCGATCCTTGCTGCTGACGGCGGAATAATTTATCAGGGCGATTACCAAGATATTATGATTGAAACCGATAAAAACTCTTATCTGAACATAAACTCGTTCGGTTCTGAGTTTATGACTAAACGAGTAACCGTCCTCGGTGAAAATTTCGACTTGAATCCGGGCTTGCAGCCCAACCTCTGGCTTACCGAACTTAATGCCGGTGCGGGTGTAAATATGGGTGCCGGCCATATTACTATTAATACCTTAAACGGTTCGTATGATGTCGATTTAAGCGGCAATATTAATAACATTCAGCAGATTCTCGATGAGATTAACATTACGACCGCAATCCCCAACTTAATCGCCTCTATTGCCGGTAGCGGGTCGGGCTTGCAGTTGGAAGACACTACTGCTCATCATTTGACATTAAACACCCCGATTTCGATGCTGAATGGCGGCAGCGGCATTTCAACGGCGGCTGGAACGGATATTACTATTTCTACCGGCATTCCGGGACCACTCACCGCTAATATTGATCTTTCGGGAGCTGCCGACCTTAATGATGCTATTAATATTATCAATGCCCAGCTGCCTGCCGCTGGTATAATGAATGTTACAGCTTCAATAGACCCGGATGACAACAAAATCGTTATTACCGACACAAGCGCCATTCCGCGAGATTTAATAATCGATGAGTTCTCAAACGGAACTACCGCCGCCGACTTGGGTATTAAAGGCACCGTGAATGCAGTTATGCAGGGTACTGATTTGCAGCCGCTCCATATACAGGTATTGGAATCTGCAGCTGGCGAAACATTAGCCGACGACCTTGGCTTGCTGATGGGTACGGAAAATAATATCCTGTTGGGCGATGATACTAATCCCCGCCTAACTTATCACACAAAACTCGCATCGCTAAATAGTAATGCCGGTATACAGCTTGGCGTTATTCAAATTAACAACGGCGTAAAAAAGGTCGATATCGATCTGTCGCCTCTTCAGGATGACCCCAATGCCACTATTTTAGATATAGTGGAAATGATAAATAATTCGGGGATTGGCGCCAAAGCCTATCTTAATGATGATAGAACCGGTATCATGGTCAAATCGCAGTATGATGACCGTTCATTTATGATAACCGAAGCTGATAGCGGAAGAACCGCCTCGGCTCTGGGCATTTTTGGTTCGAGCGACCTTTTGGGAACAGTGAGAATACTTGAAAACGCCTTAACTCGAAACAATATCGAAGAGATTAAAGTTACTCTTGATGTGTTTACTAAGGCTCTCGATAATCTCCTTATCTCGCGTTCCAGCGTTGGCTCGAGGGTTATCAGAGCTGAAAGCGCCGAAACAGACATGCTGAATCAGGAACTGCTGATAACCAATCAGCTCTCGGAGGTTGAGGATGCCGATATGATTCGAGTTATAACCGAACTTGCTAACGCCGAAATAATTTATCAAACGGCTCTGGCTTCCGCCGCCAGAGTAATTCAACCATCGCTTATGGATTTTTTACGATAG
- the csrA gene encoding carbon storage regulator CsrA: MLILTRKLGESITIDNDIKVTVIAMSGNQVKLGIIAPEKVSIHREEVFKRIQEENKSASLALKEDLFEVAKILKAKRIEKK; this comes from the coding sequence GTGTTAATCCTGACAAGGAAGTTAGGCGAATCGATTACTATCGATAACGATATTAAAGTAACTGTTATTGCCATGTCCGGCAATCAGGTGAAACTTGGAATAATTGCCCCTGAAAAAGTCTCCATTCATCGTGAGGAAGTATTTAAGCGAATTCAAGAGGAAAACAAATCTGCGTCATTGGCGCTGAAAGAAGATTTGTTTGAAGTCGCTAAAATTTTAAAGGCTAAACGAATAGAGAAAAAATAA
- the flgK gene encoding flagellar hook-associated protein FlgK codes for MYGVNIGLEIGRRALLSAQYALNTNGHNIANVNTPGFTRQQAMMISTQPFDSNRMQFGTGVKVDSVRRIRSYFLDEQFRQETQRMGRWQTLSYSWEQVERIFVEPSDNGFGSLLEDFWNSWQDLSISPDSMAARSAVREQANLLINGLHQMNNQMTDLQKSIDDDIQKSVEYINEIANQLASLNETIQTAELSGHQANDLRDRRDLLVDELSDYINVEVLEQPNGNYTVFVGSMAFVDGNTVSNLELSVRDTGTTVIHDIKFANSPISPEIVNGKLAGYIETRDEIVPERLAELDQLALSLVEQLNELHKDGYSLNGETNICFFDPDTTGAADIKLDDLIIADEGYISASLNGETGDNSNALRIAGLRHELVMNNGTATINDFYNSIVGIIGIKTNEALNMAENQTALVFHIENSKQSLEGVSLDEEMTNMIKYEHAYEAAARVITAMDDALNTIINNMG; via the coding sequence ATGTATGGTGTAAATATCGGACTTGAAATCGGGAGAAGAGCTCTTTTGTCAGCGCAATATGCGCTTAACACTAACGGCCATAATATTGCCAATGTCAATACGCCGGGCTTCACGCGGCAGCAGGCAATGATGATTTCAACTCAGCCTTTCGATTCCAATAGAATGCAATTCGGAACCGGTGTGAAAGTCGACTCTGTCCGGCGAATACGGTCGTATTTTCTGGATGAACAGTTCCGTCAGGAAACGCAGCGTATGGGACGATGGCAAACGCTTTCATATAGTTGGGAGCAAGTTGAAAGAATCTTCGTTGAACCATCCGATAACGGCTTTGGCTCTCTGCTGGAAGATTTCTGGAACTCGTGGCAGGATTTATCAATCTCGCCGGACAGCATGGCTGCTCGATCCGCTGTTAGAGAACAGGCAAACCTGCTAATTAATGGCTTACATCAAATGAATAATCAAATGACTGATTTGCAGAAATCTATTGACGATGACATACAAAAAAGCGTCGAATATATCAATGAAATTGCCAATCAGCTGGCATCTTTGAACGAAACGATTCAAACAGCCGAACTTTCAGGCCATCAAGCTAACGACCTTCGCGACCGCCGCGACTTACTGGTGGATGAACTATCTGATTATATCAATGTAGAAGTTTTGGAACAGCCCAACGGAAATTATACGGTATTTGTCGGCTCTATGGCTTTTGTTGACGGCAACACGGTTTCAAATCTCGAATTATCTGTAAGAGATACCGGCACTACGGTGATTCATGATATTAAATTTGCCAATTCCCCGATTAGCCCGGAAATTGTTAACGGAAAACTTGCCGGATATATCGAGACAAGAGATGAAATAGTGCCTGAACGCCTTGCCGAACTAGACCAGCTGGCTCTATCGCTTGTGGAACAACTTAATGAACTGCATAAAGACGGCTACAGCTTAAACGGCGAAACTAATATTTGCTTTTTCGATCCTGATACGACAGGCGCCGCCGATATCAAGCTTGATGATTTGATTATTGCCGATGAGGGATATATCTCAGCCTCCTTAAATGGCGAAACCGGCGACAACTCGAATGCCCTGAGAATTGCCGGCTTGAGACATGAACTTGTTATGAATAACGGCACTGCAACTATCAACGATTTTTACAACTCTATAGTTGGCATAATTGGCATCAAGACGAATGAAGCTTTAAACATGGCTGAAAATCAAACAGCACTAGTCTTCCATATTGAAAACAGCAAACAATCTCTTGAGGGTGTTTCTCTTGATGAAGAAATGACGAATATGATAAAATATGAACATGCTTATGAAGCAGCGGCCAGAGTGATAACCGCTATGGATGATGCGTTAAATACCATTATAAATAATATGGGTTAG
- the flgN gene encoding flagellar export chaperone FlgN translates to MKKLVDILDQELETFNKFLILLDDQHKQIISRNIADLNKTDNELDLLSIKANDLEKRRMLILKENIKNCNLNEEENITLRDLLPQLDNVSSNRLVLLRESIIDAHKRIEEKSMRNKILIDKSRKLISESIRIINGRPSPIYNKPGPNKTGVYEGSIINHSV, encoded by the coding sequence ATGAAAAAACTGGTGGACATATTAGATCAGGAGCTTGAGACATTTAATAAGTTTCTCATTTTGCTTGATGACCAGCATAAGCAGATAATTAGCAGAAACATTGCCGATTTGAATAAAACCGATAATGAACTGGATCTGCTAAGCATCAAAGCTAATGATCTTGAAAAAAGAAGGATGTTAATCTTAAAGGAAAACATTAAGAATTGTAATCTTAACGAGGAAGAAAACATAACTTTGCGCGATTTGCTGCCCCAACTGGATAATGTCTCCAGCAACCGATTAGTATTATTGCGAGAGTCTATCATTGATGCTCATAAACGGATTGAAGAAAAAAGCATGCGGAATAAAATATTGATAGACAAATCACGAAAATTAATTTCCGAGTCGATAAGAATTATCAACGGCCGTCCTTCGCCTATTTATAATAAACCCGGGCCCAACAAGACTGGAGTCTATGAGGGCAGTATTATTAACCATTCAGTCTAA
- a CDS encoding lytic transglycosylase domain-containing protein gives MQMFDEGLADKMAESSPLGIGDMLFKSYNDNISSDKNGNLLDQLDKSIAYKPIIKTKTETDKTYKQGNEISLISKTIIQAANINKIDPKLVTAVMMQESGGNPNAVSSKGAKGLMQLMDPTAKMLGVKDPFDIKQNIFGGVKYLASLLKRFKGDVGKALAAYNAGTEAVNKYDGIPPYEETEKYVSNIMANLKGLMNFKKSR, from the coding sequence ATGCAGATGTTCGATGAAGGATTAGCGGATAAAATGGCTGAATCCAGCCCTCTCGGTATTGGCGATATGTTGTTTAAAAGCTATAATGATAATATATCCTCCGATAAAAACGGAAATCTATTAGACCAGCTTGATAAATCAATCGCATATAAGCCAATTATAAAAACTAAAACCGAAACAGATAAAACTTACAAGCAAGGCAATGAAATCAGCCTGATCAGCAAAACAATAATTCAGGCGGCTAATATTAATAAAATCGACCCCAAGCTGGTTACGGCTGTTATGATGCAGGAATCGGGCGGCAACCCTAATGCGGTATCCTCCAAAGGAGCCAAGGGACTGATGCAACTAATGGACCCAACAGCTAAAATGCTTGGCGTAAAAGACCCCTTTGATATTAAACAAAACATCTTTGGCGGAGTAAAATATTTAGCGTCCCTATTGAAAAGATTCAAAGGCGATGTGGGCAAAGCATTGGCGGCTTATAATGCAGGAACAGAAGCTGTTAATAAATATGATGGAATTCCTCCTTATGAGGAAACTGAAAAATATGTCAGCAATATCATGGCTAATCTAAAAGGGTTAATGAATTTCAAAAAATCCCGATAA
- a CDS encoding flagellar basal body P-ring protein FlgI: MRKYFYSIVVVILILSLSVGLTAGKVRVKDISRFQLENTVPLFGYGLVVGLDGTGDSKSTRFTIQSLVNMMERMGVTVDPGQVKVKNVAAVMVTVELTPYMSSGSRVDVMVSSMGDATSLQGGTLLYTPLADASGDVYAVSQGPISIGGFNISTGMGDQFRNNYTLVGRIPDGATVEKQIAGDENIGAVKLHLEIPDFTTANRLANAINNKFKYVKAYASDEANIEITIPDSLKNSGELVRFFAEVEKLEIEPDVPARVAINEKTGTIAAGQNVTISAVMLAHGSLNIEIKATPLVSQPEPFSQGKTVLTREAEINVEAEPARILYIENQANIGNLAAALNEIGATPRDIIAIFQALKAIGALRAELVIL, translated from the coding sequence ATGAGAAAATATTTTTATTCAATAGTGGTAGTCATATTAATACTATCTTTAAGCGTTGGCTTAACGGCTGGTAAAGTTCGCGTTAAAGATATTTCGCGATTTCAATTGGAAAATACCGTGCCGCTTTTCGGGTATGGACTGGTTGTCGGTCTTGACGGAACTGGCGATTCAAAATCTACCCGCTTTACGATTCAATCGCTTGTTAATATGATGGAGAGAATGGGAGTTACTGTCGATCCGGGACAGGTAAAAGTTAAAAATGTTGCCGCCGTTATGGTAACTGTCGAACTCACTCCTTATATGTCAAGCGGTTCAAGAGTTGATGTCATGGTTTCCTCGATGGGCGATGCCACCTCGCTTCAGGGAGGAACGCTTTTATACACGCCGCTGGCGGATGCCTCGGGGGATGTATATGCTGTTTCTCAGGGGCCAATCTCAATCGGAGGTTTTAATATCAGCACAGGCATGGGCGACCAGTTTCGTAATAATTACACTCTTGTCGGCAGGATTCCCGACGGCGCTACAGTCGAAAAGCAAATTGCCGGTGATGAGAATATTGGCGCGGTCAAGCTTCATCTGGAAATACCGGATTTCACAACTGCCAATAGACTGGCCAACGCAATTAATAATAAGTTCAAATATGTTAAAGCTTATGCCTCCGATGAGGCTAATATTGAAATCACTATTCCCGATTCATTGAAGAACTCCGGCGAGCTGGTTAGGTTCTTTGCCGAAGTGGAAAAACTTGAAATTGAGCCGGATGTGCCGGCGCGCGTGGCTATCAATGAAAAAACCGGCACCATTGCCGCCGGACAAAACGTAACTATTTCAGCTGTGATGCTGGCTCACGGCAGTCTCAATATTGAGATTAAGGCAACACCGCTTGTTTCCCAGCCGGAACCTTTTTCACAGGGAAAAACGGTATTAACACGCGAAGCTGAAATTAATGTTGAGGCGGAACCAGCCCGAATACTATATATTGAAAACCAGGCCAATATTGGCAATCTGGCGGCTGCCCTTAATGAAATCGGCGCAACTCCCAGGGATATTATTGCAATTTTTCAAGCCCTTAAAGCAATTGGGGCATTAAGAGCAGAGCTAGTAATTTTATAG
- a CDS encoding flagellar basal body L-ring protein FlgH has translation MRIPLSLIMIICLNAFNPALANEAKQRSIYTDIKAFKVGDLLTVLIVEDSRAVNKAKTTTKKKTDTKMNASGSLGPFEFVRLYDAAGGNEVKFDGQGQTEKYGALRAKLTATVIAAKENGDLVIEGSRVVTINNEEETYFLSGVVRPRDINNNNTIYSYQIADAKISSKGKGTVTEGQRPGIITRVLNWIF, from the coding sequence ATGAGAATACCGCTTAGTTTAATAATGATTATTTGCCTGAATGCTTTCAATCCGGCCTTGGCTAATGAGGCGAAGCAGCGTTCAATCTATACTGATATCAAGGCTTTCAAAGTTGGCGACCTGCTTACAGTGCTGATAGTTGAGGATTCGCGAGCTGTAAACAAAGCTAAAACCACAACCAAGAAAAAAACCGATACCAAAATGAACGCCTCGGGCAGCCTCGGACCGTTTGAGTTTGTCCGTTTGTATGATGCTGCCGGCGGCAATGAAGTAAAATTTGACGGGCAAGGACAAACTGAAAAGTACGGAGCCCTTAGAGCAAAACTGACAGCAACCGTGATTGCCGCTAAGGAAAACGGCGACTTGGTAATAGAAGGCAGCCGCGTGGTTACAATTAATAATGAGGAAGAAACATATTTCCTGTCGGGTGTTGTAAGACCGCGTGATATTAACAATAACAATACGATTTACTCATATCAGATAGCGGATGCAAAAATATCATCCAAAGGGAAGGGGACCGTTACCGAAGGGCAGCGTCCCGGAATTATAACCAGAGTTCTAAATTGGATTTTTTAA